A genomic region of Fundulus heteroclitus isolate FHET01 chromosome 24, MU-UCD_Fhet_4.1, whole genome shotgun sequence contains the following coding sequences:
- the LOC118557932 gene encoding eukaryotic translation initiation factor 5B-like isoform X3, with translation MKSSKPTIEKETWGDIVERELGVPPEGIIIYPYEGEDDVDDFDSYDRGSEKNSYPPERTCENSKEKDYSDNHTSECIKDVRFSASEQQTPTDQRVSRENVKQQGVSKECDHEASLEKQSYSKETLISTPPLVPEKQTIPETQETQDQQEKKQPFEYLSNKKIIVPLDNWFESESESESESKPQMVQTPYILFDPSFNQLSAIYPPGYFDYYEKKAQKAASKKGKKKEEVIEEVKVSETLQNGDEQKPSKKPKRKKKQKTSLETASGPETLKDQEFSGENTQQEEVSVQEKEGVQAASLEKQACTKETPISTPPLVPEKEMIPETQDNTEQEEVSTPEIVKDQSVSLQNEISTNETVISKPQEVVEEVKVSETLQNGDEQGEKKPSKKSKRKKKQKTSLETASGPETLKDQEVSGENTEQEQVSTPEIVKDQSVSLQNEICTNETVISKPQEVVEEVKVSETLQNGDEQGEKKPSKKSKRKKKQKTSLETASGPETLKDQEVSGENTEQEEVSTPEIVKDQSVSLQNEICTNETVISKPQEVVEEVKVSETLQNGDEQGEKKPSKKSKRKNKQKTSLETASVPETHKDQEVSGEITKQEEVSTPEIVKDQSVSLQNEICIIEKVISKPQEVVEEVKVSETLQNGDEQGEKKPSKKSKRKKKQKTSLETASGPETLKDQEVSGENTEQEEVSTPEIVKDQSVSLQNEICTNETVISKPHEVVEEVKVSETLQNGEEQGEKKPSKKSKRKKKQKTSLETASGPETLKDQEVSGENTEQEEVSTPEIVKDQSVSLQSEICIIEKVISKPQEVVEEVKVSETLQNGDEQGEKKPSKKSKRKKKQKTSLETASGPETLKDQEVSGENTEQERVSTPEIVKDQSVSLQNEISTNETVISKPQEVVEEVKVSETLQNGDEQGEKKPSKKSKKSVFSLSASAKRESGQKEKQTSKALKVSEREKASKFQKKSIQKEDTKSKKSRDAVTSPPQMEIKEVEDAIHTQAAEEGLVQDNNPKQADSMVKKVSLWKRIKKAMTPSNWCRCTGRKENQPESKVLTV, from the exons atgaagtCAAGCAAGCCAACAATTGAGAAGGAGACATGGGGCGATATTGTAGAAAGAGAATTAGGAGTGCCTCCTGAGGGGATTATCATCTATCCCTATGAAGGTGAAGATGATGTTGATGATTTTGACTCCTACGACAGAGGCAGTGAGAAGAACAGTTACCCCCCTGAGAGAACATGTGAAAACAGCAAGGAGAAGGATTACTCTGACAATCACACCTCAGAGTGCATCAAGGATGTACGTTTTTCTGCTTCTGAGCAGCAAACCCCTACCGATCAGAGGGTTTCTAGAGAAAACGTCAAACAGCAAGGTGTCTCAAAAGAATGTGATCACGAAGCATCCTTAGAAAAGCAGAGTTATTCAAAGGAAACTCTGATCTCTACACCTCCACTGGTCCCTGAAAAGCAAACGATCCCTGAAACACAGGAGACCCAGGACCAACAAGAGAAGAAACAGCCATTTGAGTATTTGAGCAACAAGAAGATAATAGTACCACTGGACAACTGGTttgagtctgagtctgagtcaGAGTCAGAGTCAAAACCCCAAATGGTTCAAACgccatatattttatttgaccCCTCCTTTAACCAACTATCTGCAATTTACCCACCGGGTTATTTCGACTATTATGAAAAGAAAGCTCAAAAAGCTGCTAGCAAGAAggggaaaaagaaagaggaggtCATTGAAGAAGTTAAGGTGTCTGAAACACTACAAAATGGGGATGAGCAAAAGCCTTCTAAGAAACCTAAACggaagaagaaacaaaagacatctTTGGAAACTGCTTCTGGACCTGAAACCCTGAAAGATCAAGAGTTTTCTGGAGAAAACACTCAACAGGAAGAAGTTTCAGTGCAGGAAAAAGAAGGTGTTCAGGCAGCTTCCTTAGAAAAGCAGGCTTGCACAAAGGAAACTCCAATCTCTACACCACCGCTAGTCCCTGAAAAAGAAATGATCCCTGAAACACAGGACAATACTGAACAGGAAGAAGTTTCAACACCAGAAATAGTCAAGGATCAGTCTGTTTCCTTACAAAATGAGATCAGTACAAATGAAACGGTGATATCTAAACCACAGGAGGTAGTTGAAGAAGTTAAGGTCTCTGAAACACTACAAAATGGAGATGAGCAAGGAGAGAAAAAGCCTTCTAAGAAATCTAAACgtaagaagaaacaaaagacatctTTGGAAACTGCCTCTGGACCTGAAACCCTCAAAGATCAAGAGGTTTCTGGAGAAAATACTGAACAGGAACAAGTTTCAACACCAGAAATAGTCAAGGATCAGTCTGTTTCATTACAAAATGAGATCTGTACAAATGAAACGGTGATATCTAAACCACAGGAGGTTGTTGAAGAAGTTAAG GTCTCTGAAACACTACAAAATGGAGATGAGCAAGGAGAGAAAAAGCCTTCTAAGAAATCTAAACgtaagaagaaacaaaagacatctTTGGAAACTGCCTCTGGACCTGAAACCCTCAAAGATCAAGAGGTTTCTGGAGAAAATACTGAACAGGAAGAAGTTTCAACACCAGAAATAGTCAAGGATCAGTCGGTTTCATTACAAAATGAGATCTGTACAAATGAAACGGTGATATCTAAACCACAGGAGGTTGTTGAAGAAGTTAAGGTCTCTGAAACACTACAAAATGGAG ATGAGCAAGGAGAGAAAAAGCCTTCTAAGAAATCTAAACGtaagaacaaacaaaagacatctTTGGAAACTGCCTCTGTACCTGAAACCCATAAAGATCAAGAGGTTTCTGGAGAAATTACTAAACAGGAAGAAGTTTCAACACCAGAAATAGTCAAGGATCAGTCTGTTTCTTTACAAAATGAGATCTGTATAATTGAAAAGGTGATATCTAAACCACAGGAGGTTGTTGAAGAAGTTAAGGTCTCTGAAACACTACAAAATGGAGATGAGCAAGGAGAGAAAAAGCCTTCTAAGAAATCTAAACgtaagaagaaacaaaagacatctTTGGAAACTGCCTCTGGACCTGAAACCCTTAAAGATCAAGAGGTTTCTGGAGAAAATACTGAACAGGAAGAAGTTTCAACACCAGAAATAGTCAAGGATCAGTCCGTTTCCTTACAAAATGAGATCTGTACAAATGAAACGGTGATATCTAAACCACATGAGGTAGTTGAAGAAGTTAAGGTCTCTGAAACACTACAAAATGGTGAAGAGCAAGGAGAGAAAAAGCCTTCTAAGAAATCTAAACgtaagaagaaacaaaagacatctTTGGAAACTGCCTCTGGACCTGAAACCCTTAAAGATCAAGAGGTTTCTGGAGAAAATACTGAACAGGAGGAAGTTTCAACACCAGAAATAGTCAAGGATCAGTCGGTTTCCTTACAAAGTGAGATCTGTATAATTGAAAAGGTGATATCTAAACCACAGGAGGTTGTTGAAGAAGTTAAGGTCTCTGAAACACTACAAAATGGAGATGAGCAAGGAGAGAAAAAGCCTTCTAAGAAATCTAAACgtaagaagaaacaaaagacatctTTGGAAACTGCCTCTGGACCTGAAACCCTTAAAGATCAAGAGGTTTCTGGAGAAAATACTGAACAGGAAAGAGTTTCAACACCAGAAATAGTCAAGGATCAGTCTGTTTCATTACAAAATGAGATCAGTACAAATGAAACAGTGATATCTAAACCACAGGAGGTAGTTGAAGAAGTTAAGGTCTCTGAAACACTACAAAATGGAGATGAGCAAGGAGAGAAAAAGCCTTCTAAGAAATCTAAGAAGTCGGTTTTCtccctttcagcttctgctaaAAGGGAGAGTGGTCAAAAGGAAAAGCAGACTTCAAAAGCACTGAAGGTAAGCGAAAGAGAAAAAGCCTCTAAATTCCAAAAGAAATCCATCCAGAAAGAGGACACAAAGTCTAAAAAGTCTCGAGACGCTGTAACATCCCCTCCACAGATGGAGATTAAAGAAGTGGAAGATGCCATCCACACACAGGCAGCAGAAGAGGGGCTTGTGCAGGACAATAATCCTAAACAAGCTGATAGCATGGTAAAAAAGGTTTCACTGTGGAAGCGTATCAAAAAGGCCATGACTCCATCAAATTGGTGCCGGTGCACAGGCAGGAAGGAAAACCAGCCTGAATCTAAAGTGTTAACAGTCTGA
- the LOC118557932 gene encoding DNA ligase 1-like isoform X4 — protein sequence MKSSKPTIEKETWGDIVERELGVPPEGIIIYPYEGEDDVDDFDSYDRGSEKNSYPPERTCENSKEKDYSDNHTSECIKDVRFSASEQQTPTDQRVSRENVKQQGVSKECDHEASLEKQSYSKETLISTPPLVPEKQTIPETQETQDQQEKKQPFEYLSNKKIIVPLDNWFESESESESESKPQMVQTPYILFDPSFNQLSAIYPPGYFDYYEKKAQKAASKKGKKKEEVIEEVKVSETLQNGDEQKPSKKPKRKKKQKTSLETASGPETLKDQEFSGENTQQEEVSVQEKEGVQAASLEKQACTKETPISTPPLVPEKEMIPETQDNTEQEEVSTPEIVKDQSVSLQNEISTNETVISKPQEVVEEVKVSETLQNGDEQGEKKPSKKSKRKKKQKTSLETASGPETLKDQEVSGENTEQEEVSTPEIVKDQSVSLQNEICTNETVISKPQEVVEEVKVSETLQNGDEQGEKKPSKKSKRKNKQKTSLETASVPETHKDQEVSGEITKQEEVSTPEIVKDQSVSLQNEICIIEKVISKPQEVVEEVKVSETLQNGDEQGEKKPSKKSKRKKKQKTSLETASGPETLKDQEVSGENTEQEEVSTPEIVKDQSVSLQNEICTNETVISKPHEVVEEVKVSETLQNGEEQGEKKPSKKSKRKKKQKTSLETASGPETLKDQEVSGENTEQEEVSTPEIVKDQSVSLQSEICIIEKVISKPQEVVEEVKVSETLQNGDEQGEKKPSKKSKRKKKQKTSLETASGPETLKDQEVSGENTEQERVSTPEIVKDQSVSLQNEISTNETVISKPQEVVEEVKVSETLQNGDEQGEKKPSKKSKKSVFSLSASAKRESGQKEKQTSKALKVSEREKASKFQKKSIQKEDTKSKKSRDAVTSPPQMEIKEVEDAIHTQAAEEGLVQDNNPKQADSMVKKVSLWKRIKKAMTPSNWCRCTGRKENQPESKVLTV from the exons atgaagtCAAGCAAGCCAACAATTGAGAAGGAGACATGGGGCGATATTGTAGAAAGAGAATTAGGAGTGCCTCCTGAGGGGATTATCATCTATCCCTATGAAGGTGAAGATGATGTTGATGATTTTGACTCCTACGACAGAGGCAGTGAGAAGAACAGTTACCCCCCTGAGAGAACATGTGAAAACAGCAAGGAGAAGGATTACTCTGACAATCACACCTCAGAGTGCATCAAGGATGTACGTTTTTCTGCTTCTGAGCAGCAAACCCCTACCGATCAGAGGGTTTCTAGAGAAAACGTCAAACAGCAAGGTGTCTCAAAAGAATGTGATCACGAAGCATCCTTAGAAAAGCAGAGTTATTCAAAGGAAACTCTGATCTCTACACCTCCACTGGTCCCTGAAAAGCAAACGATCCCTGAAACACAGGAGACCCAGGACCAACAAGAGAAGAAACAGCCATTTGAGTATTTGAGCAACAAGAAGATAATAGTACCACTGGACAACTGGTttgagtctgagtctgagtcaGAGTCAGAGTCAAAACCCCAAATGGTTCAAACgccatatattttatttgaccCCTCCTTTAACCAACTATCTGCAATTTACCCACCGGGTTATTTCGACTATTATGAAAAGAAAGCTCAAAAAGCTGCTAGCAAGAAggggaaaaagaaagaggaggtCATTGAAGAAGTTAAGGTGTCTGAAACACTACAAAATGGGGATGAGCAAAAGCCTTCTAAGAAACCTAAACggaagaagaaacaaaagacatctTTGGAAACTGCTTCTGGACCTGAAACCCTGAAAGATCAAGAGTTTTCTGGAGAAAACACTCAACAGGAAGAAGTTTCAGTGCAGGAAAAAGAAGGTGTTCAGGCAGCTTCCTTAGAAAAGCAGGCTTGCACAAAGGAAACTCCAATCTCTACACCACCGCTAGTCCCTGAAAAAGAAATGATCCCTGAAACACAGGACAATACTGAACAGGAAGAAGTTTCAACACCAGAAATAGTCAAGGATCAGTCTGTTTCCTTACAAAATGAGATCAGTACAAATGAAACGGTGATATCTAAACCACAGGAGGTAGTTGAAGAAGTTAAG GTCTCTGAAACACTACAAAATGGAGATGAGCAAGGAGAGAAAAAGCCTTCTAAGAAATCTAAACgtaagaagaaacaaaagacatctTTGGAAACTGCCTCTGGACCTGAAACCCTCAAAGATCAAGAGGTTTCTGGAGAAAATACTGAACAGGAAGAAGTTTCAACACCAGAAATAGTCAAGGATCAGTCGGTTTCATTACAAAATGAGATCTGTACAAATGAAACGGTGATATCTAAACCACAGGAGGTTGTTGAAGAAGTTAAGGTCTCTGAAACACTACAAAATGGAG ATGAGCAAGGAGAGAAAAAGCCTTCTAAGAAATCTAAACGtaagaacaaacaaaagacatctTTGGAAACTGCCTCTGTACCTGAAACCCATAAAGATCAAGAGGTTTCTGGAGAAATTACTAAACAGGAAGAAGTTTCAACACCAGAAATAGTCAAGGATCAGTCTGTTTCTTTACAAAATGAGATCTGTATAATTGAAAAGGTGATATCTAAACCACAGGAGGTTGTTGAAGAAGTTAAGGTCTCTGAAACACTACAAAATGGAGATGAGCAAGGAGAGAAAAAGCCTTCTAAGAAATCTAAACgtaagaagaaacaaaagacatctTTGGAAACTGCCTCTGGACCTGAAACCCTTAAAGATCAAGAGGTTTCTGGAGAAAATACTGAACAGGAAGAAGTTTCAACACCAGAAATAGTCAAGGATCAGTCCGTTTCCTTACAAAATGAGATCTGTACAAATGAAACGGTGATATCTAAACCACATGAGGTAGTTGAAGAAGTTAAGGTCTCTGAAACACTACAAAATGGTGAAGAGCAAGGAGAGAAAAAGCCTTCTAAGAAATCTAAACgtaagaagaaacaaaagacatctTTGGAAACTGCCTCTGGACCTGAAACCCTTAAAGATCAAGAGGTTTCTGGAGAAAATACTGAACAGGAGGAAGTTTCAACACCAGAAATAGTCAAGGATCAGTCGGTTTCCTTACAAAGTGAGATCTGTATAATTGAAAAGGTGATATCTAAACCACAGGAGGTTGTTGAAGAAGTTAAGGTCTCTGAAACACTACAAAATGGAGATGAGCAAGGAGAGAAAAAGCCTTCTAAGAAATCTAAACgtaagaagaaacaaaagacatctTTGGAAACTGCCTCTGGACCTGAAACCCTTAAAGATCAAGAGGTTTCTGGAGAAAATACTGAACAGGAAAGAGTTTCAACACCAGAAATAGTCAAGGATCAGTCTGTTTCATTACAAAATGAGATCAGTACAAATGAAACAGTGATATCTAAACCACAGGAGGTAGTTGAAGAAGTTAAGGTCTCTGAAACACTACAAAATGGAGATGAGCAAGGAGAGAAAAAGCCTTCTAAGAAATCTAAGAAGTCGGTTTTCtccctttcagcttctgctaaAAGGGAGAGTGGTCAAAAGGAAAAGCAGACTTCAAAAGCACTGAAGGTAAGCGAAAGAGAAAAAGCCTCTAAATTCCAAAAGAAATCCATCCAGAAAGAGGACACAAAGTCTAAAAAGTCTCGAGACGCTGTAACATCCCCTCCACAGATGGAGATTAAAGAAGTGGAAGATGCCATCCACACACAGGCAGCAGAAGAGGGGCTTGTGCAGGACAATAATCCTAAACAAGCTGATAGCATGGTAAAAAAGGTTTCACTGTGGAAGCGTATCAAAAAGGCCATGACTCCATCAAATTGGTGCCGGTGCACAGGCAGGAAGGAAAACCAGCCTGAATCTAAAGTGTTAACAGTCTGA
- the LOC118557932 gene encoding DNA ligase 1-like isoform X5, producing MKSSKPTIEKETWGDIVERELGVPPEGIIIYPYEGEDDVDDFDSYDRGSEKNSYPPERTCENSKEKDYSDNHTSECIKDVRFSASEQQTPTDQRVSRENVKQQGVSKECDHEASLEKQSYSKETLISTPPLVPEKQTIPETQETQDQQEKKQPFEYLSNKKIIVPLDNWFESESESESESKPQMVQTPYILFDPSFNQLSAIYPPGYFDYYEKKAQKAASKKGKKKEEVIEEVKVSETLQNGDEQKPSKKPKRKKKQKTSLETASGPETLKDQEFSGENTQQEEVSVQEKEGVQAASLEKQACTKETPISTPPLVPEKEMIPETQDNTEQEEVSTPEIVKDQSVSLQNEISTNETVISKPQEVVEEVKVSETLQNGDEQGEKKPSKKSKRKKKQKTSLETASGPETLKDQEVSGENTEQEEVSTPEIVKDQSVSLQNEICTNETVISKPQEVVEEVKVSETLQNGDEQGEKKPSKKSKRKNKQKTSLETASVPETHKDQEVSGEITKQEEVSTPEIVKDQSVSLQNEICIIEKVISKPQEVVEEVKVSETLQNGDEQGEKKPSKKSKRKKKQKTSLETASGPETLKDQEVSGENTEQEEVSTPEIVKDQSVSLQNEICTNETVISKPHEVVEEVKVSETLQNGEEQGEKKPSKKSKRKKKQKTSLETASGPETLKDQEVSGENTEQEEVSTPEIVKDQSVSLQSEICIIEKVISKPQEVVEEVKVSETLQNGDEQGEKKPSKKSKRKKKQKTSLETASGPETLKDQEVSGENTEQERVSTPEIVKDQSVSLQNEISTNETVISKPQEVVEEVKVSETLQNGDEQGEKKPSKKSKKSVFSLSASAKRESGQKEKQTSKALKVSEREKASKFQKKSIQKEDTKSKKSRDAVTSPPQMEIKEVEDAIHTQAAEEGLVQDNNPKQADSMVKKVSLWKRIKKAMTPSNWCRCTGRKENQPESKVLTV from the exons atgaagtCAAGCAAGCCAACAATTGAGAAGGAGACATGGGGCGATATTGTAGAAAGAGAATTAGGAGTGCCTCCTGAGGGGATTATCATCTATCCCTATGAAGGTGAAGATGATGTTGATGATTTTGACTCCTACGACAGAGGCAGTGAGAAGAACAGTTACCCCCCTGAGAGAACATGTGAAAACAGCAAGGAGAAGGATTACTCTGACAATCACACCTCAGAGTGCATCAAGGATGTACGTTTTTCTGCTTCTGAGCAGCAAACCCCTACCGATCAGAGGGTTTCTAGAGAAAACGTCAAACAGCAAGGTGTCTCAAAAGAATGTGATCACGAAGCATCCTTAGAAAAGCAGAGTTATTCAAAGGAAACTCTGATCTCTACACCTCCACTGGTCCCTGAAAAGCAAACGATCCCTGAAACACAGGAGACCCAGGACCAACAAGAGAAGAAACAGCCATTTGAGTATTTGAGCAACAAGAAGATAATAGTACCACTGGACAACTGGTttgagtctgagtctgagtcaGAGTCAGAGTCAAAACCCCAAATGGTTCAAACgccatatattttatttgaccCCTCCTTTAACCAACTATCTGCAATTTACCCACCGGGTTATTTCGACTATTATGAAAAGAAAGCTCAAAAAGCTGCTAGCAAGAAggggaaaaagaaagaggaggtCATTGAAGAAGTTAAGGTGTCTGAAACACTACAAAATGGGGATGAGCAAAAGCCTTCTAAGAAACCTAAACggaagaagaaacaaaagacatctTTGGAAACTGCTTCTGGACCTGAAACCCTGAAAGATCAAGAGTTTTCTGGAGAAAACACTCAACAGGAAGAAGTTTCAGTGCAGGAAAAAGAAGGTGTTCAGGCAGCTTCCTTAGAAAAGCAGGCTTGCACAAAGGAAACTCCAATCTCTACACCACCGCTAGTCCCTGAAAAAGAAATGATCCCTGAAACACAGGACAATACTGAACAGGAAGAAGTTTCAACACCAGAAATAGTCAAGGATCAGTCTGTTTCCTTACAAAATGAGATCAGTACAAATGAAACGGTGATATCTAAACCACAGGAGGTAGTTGAAGAAGTTAAGGTCTCTGAAACACTACAAAATGGAG ATGAGCAAGGAGAGAAAAAGCCTTCTAAGAAATCTAAACgtaagaagaaacaaaagacatctTTGGAAACTGCCTCTGGACCTGAAACCCTCAAAGATCAAGAGGTTTCTGGAGAAAATACTGAACAGGAAGAAGTTTCAACACCAGAAATAGTCAAGGATCAGTCGGTTTCATTACAAAATGAGATCTGTACAAATGAAACGGTGATATCTAAACCACAGGAGGTTGTTGAAGAAGTTAAGGTCTCTGAAACACTACAAAATGGAG ATGAGCAAGGAGAGAAAAAGCCTTCTAAGAAATCTAAACGtaagaacaaacaaaagacatctTTGGAAACTGCCTCTGTACCTGAAACCCATAAAGATCAAGAGGTTTCTGGAGAAATTACTAAACAGGAAGAAGTTTCAACACCAGAAATAGTCAAGGATCAGTCTGTTTCTTTACAAAATGAGATCTGTATAATTGAAAAGGTGATATCTAAACCACAGGAGGTTGTTGAAGAAGTTAAGGTCTCTGAAACACTACAAAATGGAGATGAGCAAGGAGAGAAAAAGCCTTCTAAGAAATCTAAACgtaagaagaaacaaaagacatctTTGGAAACTGCCTCTGGACCTGAAACCCTTAAAGATCAAGAGGTTTCTGGAGAAAATACTGAACAGGAAGAAGTTTCAACACCAGAAATAGTCAAGGATCAGTCCGTTTCCTTACAAAATGAGATCTGTACAAATGAAACGGTGATATCTAAACCACATGAGGTAGTTGAAGAAGTTAAGGTCTCTGAAACACTACAAAATGGTGAAGAGCAAGGAGAGAAAAAGCCTTCTAAGAAATCTAAACgtaagaagaaacaaaagacatctTTGGAAACTGCCTCTGGACCTGAAACCCTTAAAGATCAAGAGGTTTCTGGAGAAAATACTGAACAGGAGGAAGTTTCAACACCAGAAATAGTCAAGGATCAGTCGGTTTCCTTACAAAGTGAGATCTGTATAATTGAAAAGGTGATATCTAAACCACAGGAGGTTGTTGAAGAAGTTAAGGTCTCTGAAACACTACAAAATGGAGATGAGCAAGGAGAGAAAAAGCCTTCTAAGAAATCTAAACgtaagaagaaacaaaagacatctTTGGAAACTGCCTCTGGACCTGAAACCCTTAAAGATCAAGAGGTTTCTGGAGAAAATACTGAACAGGAAAGAGTTTCAACACCAGAAATAGTCAAGGATCAGTCTGTTTCATTACAAAATGAGATCAGTACAAATGAAACAGTGATATCTAAACCACAGGAGGTAGTTGAAGAAGTTAAGGTCTCTGAAACACTACAAAATGGAGATGAGCAAGGAGAGAAAAAGCCTTCTAAGAAATCTAAGAAGTCGGTTTTCtccctttcagcttctgctaaAAGGGAGAGTGGTCAAAAGGAAAAGCAGACTTCAAAAGCACTGAAGGTAAGCGAAAGAGAAAAAGCCTCTAAATTCCAAAAGAAATCCATCCAGAAAGAGGACACAAAGTCTAAAAAGTCTCGAGACGCTGTAACATCCCCTCCACAGATGGAGATTAAAGAAGTGGAAGATGCCATCCACACACAGGCAGCAGAAGAGGGGCTTGTGCAGGACAATAATCCTAAACAAGCTGATAGCATGGTAAAAAAGGTTTCACTGTGGAAGCGTATCAAAAAGGCCATGACTCCATCAAATTGGTGCCGGTGCACAGGCAGGAAGGAAAACCAGCCTGAATCTAAAGTGTTAACAGTCTGA